A single Halobacteriovorax vibrionivorans DNA region contains:
- a CDS encoding thioesterase family protein, which produces MQGCHARSFKATLEELELLSFNTCMTRIKLSVPNREPDYRTQIELTVNFINYGNHMGNDAVATLCHEGRLRFLKSIGHTELDCFGKSLIQADAAYMYRGEAFYGDLLEVEMYVEDINEYGYDLLYKFSCGSKTIAFAKNGIVFFDYETRKLSKAPQEFLDHFKK; this is translated from the coding sequence GTGCAAGGTTGCCATGCGAGATCTTTTAAAGCAACACTTGAAGAATTAGAACTTCTGTCATTTAATACTTGTATGACAAGAATCAAATTAAGTGTTCCAAATAGGGAACCAGACTATAGAACTCAAATTGAATTAACTGTTAATTTCATCAACTATGGTAACCATATGGGAAATGATGCAGTGGCAACTCTTTGTCACGAAGGTCGTCTACGTTTCCTAAAGTCTATTGGACATACAGAACTTGATTGCTTTGGGAAGTCTCTTATCCAGGCCGATGCTGCCTATATGTATCGTGGTGAGGCTTTTTACGGTGATCTCCTCGAGGTGGAAATGTATGTCGAAGATATCAATGAGTACGGATATGATCTCTTATATAAGTTTAGCTGTGGAAGTAAAACCATTGCCTTTGCTAAGAATGGAATTGTATTCTTTGATTATGAAACCCGTAAATTAAGTAAGGCGCCGCAAGAGTTTTTAGATCATTTTAAGAAATAA